In Streptomyces sp. NBC_00448, the following are encoded in one genomic region:
- a CDS encoding ABC transporter permease: MEIKLFFRQREQVVFTFAFPIIFLFLFASIFSDNMKNTGTSASQYYVTSMIASGIMSTSFQSLGISIAIERDEKVLRRLRGTPMPPAAYFLGKIWLVLTTGIFETAILLVFGTTVYGVDLPSTPVKWLTFGWVFVLGITGCALLGIAISSVPKSGRSATSVVVLPFLVLQFISGVYILIDTIPNWMLTVGSFFPLKWLCQGLRGVFLPQAAAALEPAGAWEFGRTALVLAAWCVGGLLLCLFTFRWKNRNDA; the protein is encoded by the coding sequence ATGGAGATCAAGCTCTTCTTCCGTCAGCGTGAGCAGGTCGTCTTCACCTTCGCCTTCCCGATCATCTTCCTCTTTCTCTTCGCCTCGATCTTCAGCGACAACATGAAGAACACGGGCACCAGCGCCTCCCAGTACTACGTCACCTCGATGATCGCCTCCGGCATCATGTCGACCAGCTTCCAGTCACTGGGCATCTCGATCGCGATCGAGCGGGACGAGAAGGTGTTGCGGCGGCTGCGCGGCACCCCGATGCCCCCGGCCGCGTACTTCCTCGGCAAGATCTGGCTGGTCTTGACCACTGGCATCTTCGAAACTGCGATCCTCCTCGTCTTCGGCACCACCGTGTACGGCGTGGACCTGCCCTCCACGCCCGTCAAGTGGCTGACCTTCGGTTGGGTGTTCGTCCTGGGCATCACCGGATGCGCGCTGCTCGGCATCGCGATCAGCAGCGTGCCGAAGTCCGGACGCAGCGCCACCTCCGTGGTGGTCCTGCCCTTCCTGGTGCTCCAGTTCATCTCCGGTGTCTACATCCTCATTGACACGATTCCGAACTGGATGCTCACTGTCGGCTCCTTCTTCCCGCTCAAGTGGCTCTGCCAGGGGCTGCGCGGGGTCTTCCTACCGCAGGCCGCCGCCGCCCTCGAACCGGCGGGCGCCTGGGAGTTCGGCCGTACCGCCCTGGTCCTCGCCGCGTGGTGCGTCGGCGGCCTCCTGCTGTGCCTGTTCACCTTCCGCTGGAAGAACCGCAACGACGCGTGA